From a region of the Agromyces ramosus genome:
- a CDS encoding aminotransferase class V-fold PLP-dependent enzyme, producing the protein MTIDEFTAGFTEEPGYLDYARVGPLSTVVAEEVLGSTQVLQRARHGSLDNLLEQDVRLRTAAAAVTGIPADQIVAQPNTTQGLMHAMFGLTGGVLLSAFEFPSLPIAAVRAQEALHTVQPVWLETDHGKVTPGQIREQLESNVAAVAVSLVDSRTGYLCDIEGIRQVIGDRLLIVDAIQGFGVVDAPWQAADVVLTGGQKWCRAGWGTGIMALSTRALERLTPVFSGFTGTEEAEPWGEVPPPAPDARAFRISHQDPIAAARFAAALEEIDRVGVPAINAAVAEGVSRAIGLADEFAIAVVSSRDERERAGIVVLEPPAEQVTLLTASLHNHGVTATTRLGQVRLSLHAATSEETFDMLRGAFVSYSTAASY; encoded by the coding sequence GTGACCATCGACGAATTCACCGCCGGGTTCACCGAAGAGCCGGGCTACCTCGACTACGCGCGCGTCGGACCCCTCTCGACCGTCGTCGCCGAGGAGGTGCTCGGGTCCACCCAAGTGCTGCAGCGGGCACGGCACGGCAGCCTCGACAACCTGCTCGAGCAGGATGTGCGGCTGCGCACGGCGGCCGCGGCCGTCACCGGAATCCCCGCCGACCAGATCGTGGCGCAGCCCAACACCACCCAGGGCCTCATGCACGCGATGTTCGGGCTCACCGGCGGCGTGCTCCTCTCGGCCTTCGAGTTCCCCAGCCTGCCCATCGCCGCCGTGCGCGCGCAGGAGGCCCTGCACACGGTGCAGCCGGTGTGGCTCGAGACCGACCACGGCAAGGTCACGCCCGGGCAGATCCGCGAGCAGCTCGAATCGAACGTGGCCGCGGTCGCCGTGAGCCTCGTCGACTCGCGCACGGGCTACCTCTGCGACATCGAGGGCATCCGGCAGGTCATCGGCGACCGGCTGCTCATCGTCGACGCGATCCAGGGCTTCGGCGTCGTCGATGCGCCCTGGCAGGCGGCCGACGTCGTGCTCACGGGTGGGCAGAAGTGGTGCCGCGCCGGGTGGGGCACCGGCATCATGGCGCTCTCCACTCGGGCGCTCGAGCGACTCACCCCGGTGTTCTCGGGGTTCACCGGCACCGAAGAGGCGGAGCCGTGGGGCGAAGTGCCCCCGCCCGCCCCTGACGCCCGGGCGTTCCGCATCTCGCATCAGGACCCGATCGCCGCCGCCCGTTTCGCCGCGGCCCTCGAGGAGATCGACCGCGTCGGCGTCCCCGCGATCAACGCGGCGGTCGCCGAGGGCGTGAGCCGGGCGATCGGCCTGGCCGACGAGTTCGCGATCGCGGTCGTCTCCTCGCGCGACGAGCGGGAGCGAGCCGGAATCGTCGTGCTCGAGCCGCCCGCCGAGCAGGTCACGCTGCTCACCGCGTCGCTCCATAACCACGGGGTCACCGCCACGACGAGGCTCGGCCAGGTGCGACTCTCGTTGCACGCCGCGACATCCGAGGAGACGTTCGACATGCTCCGGGGGGCGTTCGTCTCGTACAGCACCGCCGCGTCGTACTGA
- a CDS encoding isoprenyl transferase, producing MQTSDQPLGRGILYRLYQNRLRRALDPAALPRHVAMIIDGNRRWARQLGYESAAHGHRAGAAKMREFLEWCDDLGISTVTLYLLSSDNLGNRPSAELADLIEIIAELAEELSHYRDWKVQHVGSDAGLPAPLVAALDAAEQRTADKRGLHVNLAVGYGGRKEITDAMRSIVASHHAEGRSLEDLAERLTPDLIGEHLYTGGQPDPDLVIRTSGEQRLSDFMLWQAAHSEFYFVEALGPDLRKVDFLRALRDYAKRHRRFGG from the coding sequence GTGCAGACGAGCGATCAGCCCCTCGGTCGCGGCATCCTCTACCGCCTCTACCAGAACCGGCTGCGGCGCGCCCTCGACCCCGCGGCACTGCCCCGCCACGTCGCGATGATCATCGACGGCAACCGGCGCTGGGCGAGGCAACTGGGCTACGAGTCGGCAGCCCACGGCCACCGTGCCGGGGCGGCGAAGATGCGCGAGTTCCTCGAGTGGTGCGACGACCTCGGCATCAGCACGGTCACGCTCTACCTGCTCTCCAGCGACAACCTGGGCAATCGCCCGAGCGCCGAGCTCGCCGATCTCATCGAGATCATCGCCGAGCTCGCCGAGGAGCTCTCGCACTACCGCGATTGGAAGGTGCAGCACGTGGGGTCGGATGCCGGGCTGCCGGCGCCGCTCGTCGCCGCCCTCGACGCTGCCGAGCAGCGCACCGCCGACAAGCGTGGCCTGCACGTGAACCTCGCGGTCGGGTACGGCGGCCGCAAGGAGATCACCGACGCGATGCGCTCGATCGTGGCGTCGCATCACGCAGAGGGCCGCAGCCTCGAAGACCTCGCCGAGCGCCTCACGCCCGACCTCATCGGCGAGCACCTCTACACCGGCGGCCAGCCCGACCCCGACCTCGTGATCCGCACCTCCGGCGAGCAGCGGCTCAGCGACTTCATGCTGTGGCAGGCCGCCCACAGTGAGTTCTACTTCGTCGAGGCGCTCGGGCCCGACCTGCGGAAGGTCGACTTCCTCCGCGCGCTCCGCGACTACGCCAAGCGCCATCGCCGCTTCGGTGGCTGA
- the trhA gene encoding PAQR family membrane homeostasis protein TrhA, with translation MPNIPLLDDALSTTAEPKPTWRGWIHAVTFPLTIVAGIVLIVLANGAPAKWASAVFVITSMLLFGNSALYHRFDWDPTTRVVLKRIDHANIFLLIAGTYTPLAILALPPDQGWLLLGVVWGGALLGIGFRVFWIHAPRWLYVPLYLLLGWAAVMYLGDLLAVNAAMMVLVIVGGLLYTAGAIVYALKRPNPWPGVFGFHEIFHACTVLAFVCHWIATLLIALEPAYHTG, from the coding sequence CTGCCCAACATCCCGCTGCTCGACGACGCGCTGAGCACCACCGCCGAGCCGAAGCCGACGTGGCGAGGCTGGATTCACGCCGTCACCTTCCCGCTGACGATCGTCGCGGGAATCGTGCTCATCGTGCTCGCGAACGGTGCGCCGGCGAAGTGGGCGTCCGCGGTGTTCGTGATCACGTCGATGCTGCTGTTCGGCAACTCGGCGCTCTACCACCGCTTCGACTGGGACCCGACGACGAGGGTCGTCCTGAAGCGCATCGACCACGCGAACATCTTCCTGCTCATCGCGGGCACCTACACCCCGCTCGCGATCCTCGCGCTGCCGCCCGACCAGGGGTGGCTGCTGCTCGGCGTCGTGTGGGGCGGCGCCCTGCTCGGCATCGGCTTCCGCGTGTTCTGGATCCACGCGCCCCGCTGGCTGTACGTGCCGCTCTACCTGCTCCTCGGCTGGGCCGCCGTCATGTACCTCGGCGACCTGCTGGCGGTCAACGCCGCCATGATGGTGCTCGTGATCGTGGGCGGCCTGCTGTATACGGCCGGCGCGATCGTCTATGCGCTGAAGCGGCCGAACCCGTGGCCGGGCGTCTTCGGCTTCCACGAGATCTTCCACGCGTGCACCGTGCTCGCGTTCGTGTGCCACTGGATCGCGACACTGCTCATCGCCCTCGAACCGGCGTACCACACCGGCTGA
- a CDS encoding DUF4307 domain-containing protein codes for MAEPETDALAARYGRTRTRRTRDRFLLVAGAVAFAVVLVAWVVWAGLDGQKPSVEVTDTGHQVMNDERAVEVSWNLSVPPGNDTACIVQALNEDFTVVGWKVIEVPASTEHIRSLTETVRVAQTANTGLISRCWLT; via the coding sequence GTGGCCGAGCCAGAGACCGACGCGCTCGCCGCGCGCTACGGCCGCACCCGCACCCGTCGCACGCGCGACCGGTTCCTTCTCGTCGCCGGAGCCGTCGCGTTCGCGGTCGTGCTCGTCGCATGGGTCGTCTGGGCGGGACTCGACGGGCAGAAGCCCTCGGTCGAGGTCACCGACACCGGCCATCAGGTCATGAACGACGAGCGCGCGGTCGAGGTCAGCTGGAACCTCTCGGTGCCGCCCGGAAACGACACCGCCTGCATCGTGCAGGCCCTCAACGAGGACTTCACGGTCGTGGGCTGGAAGGTCATCGAGGTCCCGGCTTCGACGGAGCACATCCGCAGCCTCACCGAGACCGTCCGGGTCGCCCAAACGGCCAACACCGGTTTGATTTCCCGCTGCTGGCTCACCTAA
- the greA gene encoding transcription elongation factor GreA produces MAQDATVTWLTQEAYDRLAAELEHLSTRGREEIAKRIESAREEGDLKENGGYHAAKDEQGKQEARIRQLKELLRNAEVGDAPKSTGIVEAGTVITAIIAGDEETFLIGSREIAGDSELDVFSEQSPLGTAILGLKIGEKTSYETPNGREISVEITGVETWGGQ; encoded by the coding sequence ATGGCGCAGGACGCCACCGTCACCTGGCTCACCCAGGAGGCCTACGACCGCCTCGCGGCGGAACTCGAGCACCTCTCCACCCGCGGCCGTGAAGAGATCGCCAAGCGAATCGAGTCCGCGCGCGAAGAGGGCGACCTCAAGGAGAACGGCGGCTACCACGCCGCCAAAGACGAGCAGGGCAAGCAGGAGGCCCGCATCCGTCAGCTGAAAGAGCTCCTCCGCAACGCCGAGGTCGGCGACGCACCCAAGTCCACCGGCATCGTCGAGGCCGGCACCGTCATCACCGCGATCATCGCGGGCGACGAAGAGACGTTCCTCATCGGCAGCCGCGAGATCGCCGGCGACTCGGAACTCGACGTGTTCAGTGAGCAGAGCCCGCTCGGCACCGCGATCCTCGGCCTGAAGATCGGCGAGAAGACGAGCTACGAGACTCCCAACGGCCGCGAGATCTCCGTCGAGATCACGGGCGTCGAGACCTGGGGCGGCCAGTAG
- the ilvA gene encoding threonine ammonia-lyase codes for MNELSATIAGPSLAEFTAARVVVGTVARQTPMESSRFLARELGVPVYLKCENLQRTGSYKLRGAFNRMSALSADERARGVVAASAGNHAQGVAFAARELGIGATIFMPVGVALPKLEATKAYGAEVVLRGDSMGETLEAAAAFAAASGAVLIPPFDHHDVIAGQGTLGLEILEQAPDATTIVVPIGGGGLAAGIASAVKQRAAELGRSIRVIGVQAENAAPYVASLAAGAPQHVPIVPTIADGIAVYRPGELNFEIIRETVDEVVTVSEDDIARALLVLLERAKLVVEPAGAVSVAALMTGAVRSDGPVVALLSGGNIDPLLMQRVIAHGLSASGRYLTLRIGLPDRPGQLARIAELLAEANANVIEVLHTRHGSGLQISEVELQLSVETRGPEHRTEVVEVLRRAGYEPVVHDE; via the coding sequence ATGAACGAGTTGAGCGCGACGATCGCAGGCCCGAGCCTTGCCGAGTTCACTGCCGCGCGCGTCGTCGTCGGCACGGTCGCCCGGCAGACGCCGATGGAATCCTCGCGATTCCTCGCGAGGGAGCTCGGCGTGCCCGTGTACCTCAAGTGCGAGAACCTGCAGCGCACGGGCTCGTACAAGCTCCGCGGCGCGTTCAACCGCATGTCCGCGCTGAGCGCCGACGAGCGCGCGAGGGGCGTCGTCGCGGCGTCCGCGGGCAACCACGCGCAGGGCGTCGCGTTCGCCGCTCGCGAGCTCGGCATCGGCGCGACGATCTTCATGCCCGTGGGCGTCGCGCTGCCGAAGCTCGAGGCCACCAAGGCCTACGGCGCCGAGGTCGTGCTTCGCGGCGACTCGATGGGCGAGACGCTCGAGGCGGCGGCCGCGTTCGCCGCGGCATCCGGTGCCGTGCTCATCCCGCCGTTCGACCACCACGACGTCATCGCGGGGCAGGGCACGCTCGGCCTCGAGATCCTCGAGCAGGCTCCGGATGCCACGACCATCGTCGTGCCCATCGGCGGCGGCGGGCTGGCCGCCGGCATCGCGAGCGCCGTGAAGCAGCGGGCCGCCGAGCTCGGCCGGAGCATCCGCGTCATCGGCGTGCAGGCCGAGAACGCGGCGCCCTACGTCGCCTCACTCGCGGCCGGTGCGCCGCAGCACGTCCCGATCGTGCCGACCATCGCCGACGGCATCGCCGTCTACCGTCCCGGGGAGCTCAACTTCGAGATCATCCGCGAGACGGTCGACGAGGTCGTCACCGTCTCCGAAGACGACATCGCCCGCGCCCTGCTCGTGCTGCTCGAGCGCGCGAAGCTCGTCGTCGAGCCGGCGGGGGCCGTATCGGTCGCCGCACTCATGACCGGCGCCGTGCGCAGCGACGGGCCGGTCGTCGCGCTGCTCTCGGGAGGCAACATCGACCCGCTGCTCATGCAACGGGTCATCGCACACGGGCTCTCGGCATCCGGTCGCTACCTGACCCTGCGCATCGGGCTGCCCGACCGACCCGGGCAGCTCGCCCGCATCGCCGAGCTCCTCGCCGAGGCGAACGCGAACGTCATCGAGGTGCTCCACACGCGCCACGGCTCGGGCCTGCAGATCTCCGAGGTCGAACTGCAGCTCTCGGTCGAGACCCGCGGCCCCGAGCATCGCACCGAGGTCGTCGAAGTGCTCCGGCGCGCGGGCTACGAGCCCGTCGTGCACGACGAGTAG
- a CDS encoding AI-2E family transporter — translation MTDSKGRARDRGRMPRQRAGEPAQPAQPAEPPVGGSAEAEREVTASVPFGMRLAAAWSWRLLLVGGVLAVIVFLIIQLRLIVIPIFVAVLIGALLVPFVGFLQRHRWPKWLAVTVAMLSALAAVGGLLTLGITQIVRGSDELAAQSLVAWDDFREWLLEGPFHITEQQLNDFVDQVVNSAQEDGSALLTGALSLGSTLGHFLAGMLLALFATLFILIDGRGIWNWIVGIFPRRARAAVDGAGVAGWATLQNFVKVQILVATIDAIGIGLGAFFLGVPLAVPIAILVFLGSFIPIVGAVATGALAVFVALVYNGPVIALIMLGIVLLVQQVEGHVLQPLIMGTAVKVHPLGVVVAVATGSLLAGIPGALFAVPVAAVLNVMIAYVSSGAWKDETPPPAIAARAPLWRTVPQRPGYQRGE, via the coding sequence ATGACGGACTCGAAGGGGCGGGCCAGAGACCGGGGCAGGATGCCGCGGCAGCGGGCCGGTGAGCCCGCGCAACCGGCACAGCCGGCCGAGCCGCCAGTCGGCGGGTCAGCCGAAGCCGAGCGCGAGGTCACGGCGAGCGTCCCGTTCGGCATGCGGCTCGCGGCAGCATGGTCGTGGCGACTCCTGCTCGTGGGTGGCGTGCTCGCCGTCATCGTGTTCCTCATCATCCAGCTGCGGCTCATCGTCATCCCGATCTTCGTCGCCGTGCTCATCGGCGCGCTGCTGGTGCCGTTCGTCGGCTTCCTGCAACGCCATCGCTGGCCGAAATGGCTGGCCGTCACCGTCGCGATGCTCTCGGCGCTCGCCGCGGTCGGCGGCCTGCTCACCCTCGGCATCACACAGATCGTCCGCGGTTCCGACGAGCTCGCCGCCCAGTCGCTCGTCGCGTGGGACGACTTCCGGGAGTGGCTGCTCGAGGGCCCGTTCCACATCACCGAGCAGCAGCTGAACGACTTCGTCGACCAGGTGGTGAACTCGGCGCAGGAAGACGGCAGCGCGCTGCTGACCGGTGCGCTCTCGCTCGGTTCGACGCTCGGCCATTTCCTCGCGGGCATGCTGCTCGCCCTCTTCGCGACGCTCTTCATCCTCATCGACGGTCGGGGCATCTGGAACTGGATCGTCGGCATCTTCCCCCGTCGTGCGCGCGCGGCGGTCGACGGTGCCGGCGTCGCCGGCTGGGCGACGCTCCAGAACTTCGTGAAGGTGCAGATCCTCGTCGCGACGATCGATGCCATCGGCATCGGGCTCGGCGCATTCTTCCTCGGCGTGCCGCTCGCGGTGCCGATCGCCATCCTCGTCTTCCTCGGCTCCTTCATCCCCATCGTCGGTGCGGTCGCCACCGGCGCGCTCGCCGTGTTCGTGGCGCTCGTCTACAACGGGCCCGTCATCGCGCTGATCATGCTCGGCATCGTGCTGCTCGTGCAGCAGGTCGAGGGCCACGTGCTCCAACCGCTCATCATGGGCACCGCCGTGAAGGTGCATCCGCTCGGCGTGGTCGTCGCCGTCGCGACCGGCTCGCTGCTGGCCGGCATCCCCGGAGCGCTCTTCGCCGTGCCAGTCGCCGCGGTGCTCAACGTGATGATCGCCTACGTGTCGAGCGGCGCCTGGAAAGACGAGACCCCGCCGCCGGCCATCGCCGCACGCGCACCGCTCTGGCGCACCGTGCCGCAGCGACCCGGGTACCAACGAGGAGAATGA
- a CDS encoding winged helix-turn-helix domain-containing protein, translating to MVDVVSPALARRIALAAQGFGRPVSETASTRAVGGVVDRLGLLQIDSVNVFERSHYLPAFSRVGVYDRAALDRITSGRRGRMVEYWAHQAAFIPRELWPLFEFRREEFRRSGSDWGGWVAENRPLADWLRAELAANGPMRASEIEHDANERRGPWWGWSDVKRTLEMMFRTGDVVCVERRRFERVYALPEQALAPELLGPPPAEADAVRQLVELAASAQGIATEADLADYWRMKRVPVRAAIAELEEAGVLVPVEVPGWATGSRATPAWLHRDARRPRRIEAAAVLSPFDPVVWFRPRTERMFDFHYRIEIYTPEPDRKFGYYSLPVLIDDRVVGRVDLKSDRKAGVLRVQSAWAEVGAPADTAARLVPVLRRAATWQGLDDITVIGRGDLSPALEAELRAAA from the coding sequence ATGGTCGATGTCGTCAGTCCCGCCCTCGCTCGCCGCATCGCGCTCGCCGCGCAGGGGTTCGGTCGCCCGGTTTCCGAGACGGCGAGCACCCGTGCCGTCGGCGGGGTCGTCGATCGCCTCGGGTTGCTGCAGATCGACTCCGTCAACGTCTTCGAGCGCAGCCACTACCTCCCGGCCTTCAGCCGCGTCGGCGTCTACGACCGCGCCGCACTCGATCGCATCACGAGCGGCCGCCGCGGCCGCATGGTCGAGTACTGGGCGCACCAGGCCGCCTTCATCCCGCGCGAGCTGTGGCCGCTGTTCGAGTTCCGGCGCGAGGAGTTCCGACGCTCGGGCAGCGATTGGGGCGGCTGGGTCGCTGAGAACCGGCCGCTCGCCGACTGGCTGCGCGCCGAGCTCGCGGCCAACGGGCCGATGCGGGCCAGCGAGATCGAGCACGACGCCAATGAGCGTCGTGGTCCGTGGTGGGGCTGGTCCGACGTGAAGCGCACGCTCGAGATGATGTTCCGCACCGGCGACGTCGTGTGCGTCGAGCGTCGCCGGTTCGAGCGCGTCTACGCGCTGCCCGAGCAGGCGCTCGCGCCCGAGCTGCTCGGCCCGCCGCCGGCGGAGGCCGATGCCGTGCGTCAGCTCGTCGAGCTCGCGGCATCCGCGCAGGGCATCGCCACCGAGGCCGATCTCGCCGACTACTGGCGCATGAAGCGGGTGCCGGTGCGCGCCGCCATCGCCGAGCTCGAGGAGGCCGGCGTGCTCGTGCCCGTCGAGGTTCCCGGGTGGGCCACCGGCAGCCGCGCCACCCCCGCGTGGCTGCACCGCGACGCGAGGCGACCAAGGCGCATCGAGGCGGCCGCCGTGCTCTCGCCGTTCGACCCCGTCGTGTGGTTCCGCCCGCGCACCGAGCGCATGTTCGACTTCCACTACCGCATCGAGATCTACACGCCCGAGCCCGACCGCAAGTTCGGGTACTACTCCCTGCCCGTGCTCATCGACGACCGCGTCGTGGGCCGGGTCGACCTCAAGAGCGATCGCAAGGCGGGCGTGCTACGCGTGCAGTCGGCGTGGGCCGAGGTCGGCGCTCCGGCCGACACCGCGGCACGTCTCGTGCCCGTGCTGCGTCGCGCTGCGACTTGGCAGGGGCTCGACGACATCACGGTCATCGGGCGCGGCGATCTCTCCCCCGCCCTCGAAGCGGAGCTGCGCGCAGCGGCGTGA
- a CDS encoding M48 family metalloprotease codes for MYRAIAKNKRNTVFIILFFLAIIGGLGWLAAAIYDNVTIVVVTLVVATGYALIQYFTADRQALSMSGAIELRSKADHPRLWRTVENLSITTGTPMPKVYVISDPAPNAFATGRDPEHAVVAATTGLLEIMDDAELEGVMAHELGHVRNYDIRLSMIVFGLVVAVGFISDMLVRMAFFGRGNNNGNPIVMVFGLVAMLVAPLVASLVQLAVSRQREYLADATGAMTTRHPDALARALLKLEAYGRPMKRQNSSMAHLWIADPLRPGVIDRLFATHPPIAERVKRLEQIGGAF; via the coding sequence TTGTACCGAGCGATCGCCAAGAACAAGCGCAACACCGTCTTCATCATCCTGTTCTTCCTCGCCATCATCGGCGGGCTGGGATGGCTGGCGGCAGCGATCTACGACAACGTCACGATCGTCGTGGTGACGCTCGTCGTGGCGACCGGCTACGCGCTCATCCAGTACTTCACGGCCGACCGGCAGGCGCTCTCGATGTCGGGCGCGATTGAGCTGCGCAGCAAGGCCGACCATCCCCGGCTCTGGCGCACCGTCGAGAACCTCTCGATCACCACCGGCACGCCGATGCCGAAGGTGTACGTCATCTCCGACCCCGCACCGAACGCCTTCGCGACCGGCCGTGACCCTGAGCACGCGGTCGTCGCGGCGACCACCGGGCTGCTCGAGATCATGGACGACGCCGAGCTCGAGGGCGTCATGGCCCACGAACTCGGCCATGTGCGCAACTACGACATCCGCCTGTCGATGATCGTGTTCGGCCTCGTCGTCGCCGTCGGCTTCATCTCCGACATGCTCGTGCGCATGGCGTTCTTCGGCCGCGGCAACAACAACGGCAATCCGATCGTGATGGTCTTCGGCCTCGTCGCGATGCTCGTCGCGCCGCTCGTGGCGAGCCTCGTGCAGCTCGCGGTCTCCCGGCAGCGTGAATACCTCGCGGATGCCACGGGGGCCATGACCACGCGGCATCCCGACGCCCTCGCCCGAGCGCTCCTGAAGCTCGAGGCCTACGGCCGGCCCATGAAACGGCAGAACTCGTCGATGGCGCACCTCTGGATCGCCGATCCGCTGAGGCCCGGGGTCATCGACCGGCTGTTCGCGACGCACCCGCCGATCGCCGAGCGGGTCAAGCGCCTCGAGCAGATCGGCGGGGCGTTCTAG
- a CDS encoding LemA family protein, producing the protein MEWLIPVIIVVALVVIVGIYLWATYNSLVTLNVRVDEAWSDITVQLKRRADLIPNLIEAVKGYAAHERSVFESVTRARAETLQAQGPVEAGAAENHMQQALKSIFAVAEAYPQLQASQNFLQLQSELVDTEDKIQASRRFYNGGVRELNTKIKVFPNTLFVRGLGFNERDFFEVTEPAAIAEPPRVQF; encoded by the coding sequence ATGGAATGGCTCATCCCCGTCATCATCGTCGTCGCGCTCGTGGTGATCGTCGGCATCTATCTCTGGGCCACGTACAACTCGCTCGTCACCCTGAACGTCCGCGTCGACGAGGCGTGGAGCGACATCACGGTGCAGCTGAAGCGGCGAGCCGACCTCATCCCGAACCTCATCGAGGCGGTCAAGGGCTATGCCGCGCATGAGCGGTCGGTCTTCGAATCGGTCACGCGTGCGCGCGCCGAGACCCTGCAGGCGCAGGGCCCCGTCGAGGCCGGTGCCGCCGAGAACCACATGCAGCAGGCGCTGAAGTCGATCTTCGCGGTCGCCGAGGCGTACCCGCAGCTCCAGGCCAGCCAGAACTTCCTGCAGCTGCAGTCGGAGCTCGTCGACACCGAAGACAAGATCCAGGCCTCGCGCCGGTTCTACAACGGCGGCGTGCGCGAGCTCAACACGAAGATCAAGGTGTTCCCGAACACGCTCTTCGTACGCGGACTCGGCTTCAACGAGCGCGACTTCTTCGAGGTCACGGAGCCTGCGGCCATCGCAGAGCCTCCGCGCGTGCAGTTCTAA
- a CDS encoding TetR/AcrR family transcriptional regulator, translating to MADRSEPRRRGRPRGAKSGDTKARILDAATAEFSEHGYEATSMRAIARRAGVDPSLVHHYFDDKQGLVAEVVSVPLRPDRVVQEALEAPIDELGERLVRAVLGAWDSGPVRPAAIAALRSAVGQGPVARMLREFLRREIMHRIASALGPAEDAELRAELAASQLVGVIMVRYVLAFEPVASIDVEELVRRVGPAVQWHLTGRPGTLDTVASQANNSTHDE from the coding sequence GTGGCGGATCGTTCCGAACCCCGACGGCGTGGCCGGCCGCGCGGCGCGAAGTCGGGCGACACGAAGGCGCGCATCCTCGATGCTGCGACGGCCGAGTTCAGCGAACATGGATACGAAGCCACCTCCATGCGCGCGATCGCGCGGCGAGCCGGCGTCGACCCGTCGCTCGTGCACCACTACTTCGACGACAAGCAGGGGCTCGTCGCCGAGGTCGTGTCGGTGCCGCTGCGCCCCGACCGCGTCGTGCAAGAGGCCCTCGAAGCGCCGATCGACGAGCTCGGCGAGCGGCTCGTGCGTGCGGTGCTCGGCGCCTGGGACTCCGGTCCGGTGCGGCCGGCGGCCATCGCCGCCCTGCGGTCGGCGGTCGGGCAGGGCCCGGTCGCGCGGATGCTCCGCGAGTTCCTTCGTCGCGAGATCATGCACCGCATCGCCTCGGCGCTCGGCCCCGCCGAGGACGCGGAGCTCCGGGCGGAACTCGCGGCATCCCAGCTCGTGGGGGTGATCATGGTGCGCTACGTCCTCGCATTCGAGCCGGTCGCCTCGATCGACGTCGAGGAGCTCGTGCGGCGGGTCGGGCCGGCGGTGCAGTGGCACCTCACCGGGCGTCCGGGAACGCTTGACACGGTCGCCTCGCAGGCGAACAATTCAACGCATGATGAATAA
- a CDS encoding ABC transporter ATP-binding protein → MMNKSDAASGAASGAAVIVEQLHVKRGRVPVLDDLSLAVPRGRIVGLLGPSGSGKTTLMRAIVGVQVVQSGTIEVLGVPAGTRALRKRVGYVTQQASVYDDLTVRQNLAYFRRILGAPASDVDRVIERTDLGSVAARLAGSLSGGQRSRVSLAAALLGTPEVLVLDEPTVGLDPVLRVELWGLFRSLADDGTTLLVSSHVMDEAKRCDRLLLMRDGALLADDTVRGVLEVTGTDDVEQAFLRLIERGEPDLRPRLETEAPR, encoded by the coding sequence ATGATGAATAAGTCGGATGCCGCGTCGGGCGCCGCATCAGGCGCCGCGGTCATCGTCGAGCAGCTGCACGTCAAGCGCGGCCGCGTCCCGGTGCTCGACGACCTCTCCCTCGCGGTCCCGCGAGGTCGCATCGTGGGCCTGCTCGGCCCGAGCGGCAGCGGCAAGACCACGCTCATGCGCGCCATCGTGGGCGTGCAGGTCGTGCAGTCGGGCACGATCGAGGTGCTCGGCGTCCCGGCCGGCACCCGCGCGCTCCGAAAGCGGGTCGGCTACGTCACGCAGCAGGCGAGCGTCTACGACGATCTCACCGTGCGCCAGAACCTCGCCTACTTCCGGCGAATCCTCGGCGCACCGGCATCCGACGTCGATCGCGTGATCGAGCGCACCGACCTCGGCTCCGTCGCCGCGCGGCTCGCCGGTTCGTTGTCGGGCGGGCAGCGCAGTCGGGTGTCGCTCGCGGCCGCCCTTCTCGGAACGCCCGAGGTGCTCGTGCTCGACGAGCCCACCGTCGGGCTCGACCCCGTGCTCCGCGTCGAGCTCTGGGGCCTCTTCCGCTCGCTCGCCGACGACGGCACCACGCTGCTCGTCTCGAGCCACGTCATGGACGAGGCGAAGCGCTGCGACCGGCTCCTGCTCATGCGCGACGGCGCGCTGCTCGCCGACGACACCGTGCGCGGCGTGCTCGAGGTCACCGGCACCGACGACGTCGAGCAGGCCTTCCTCCGGCTCATCGAACGCGGCGAGCCCGACCTGCGGCCGAGACTCGAGACGGAGGCGCCGCGATGA